One Malus sylvestris chromosome 14, drMalSylv7.2, whole genome shotgun sequence DNA segment encodes these proteins:
- the LOC126600761 gene encoding growth-regulating factor 8-like yields the protein MGQRNGFAEKGAAAETEWLGLMMRKTQQTQQSFPRKKTMMVMNHHHHHHDPLLASAGREACGVWDNSPASGGGLLFCNTSNPVSSCPTDLYPVGSDFVLPKSLQHHLPCSDHSLAFSSTGGMVNANVRVPFTSAQREELERQTMIYKYMDSSPAPPQLLLPISKFPNLVKGSLELGISGSSDPEPWRCKRTDGKKWRCSRDVAFDQKYCERHAHKTRNRSRKPVDSQTLNPNLLTNNNNMRSPRSNFFRQNHISSQTTPFSCNMVPSTAAGGSHVQPRSSAWFMNGEAPAVDGSNQEWEQMMQFKLGLKRSSSSCPYTKPTNRDVDIPKQQTESSLNLHTDYTGEIQGLQTQQTRQIIDAWSTLASAEREDRVFVSSNQKLPISSLTLSMCGGEGSNEERGSTLMGIGVLGAERESVGDLKSQRANPMSWVMGSPPGGPLAEALCLGIAGGSNGSDSGSTSYRSSRGDGRQEYGLIN from the exons ATGGGACAAAGAAATGGGTTTGCTGAGAAGGGAGCAGCAGCAGAAACAGAGTGGCTGGGATTGATGATGCGAAAAACCCAGCAAACCCAGCAATCATTTCCTCGGAAGAAGACGATGATGGTGATGaatcaccatcatcatcatcatgatCCTTTGCTTGCCAGTGCAGGAAGAGAAGCTTGTGGGGTTTGGGATAACAGTCCTGCTTCTGGTGGTGGACTTTTGTTTTGCAACACAAGCAATCCAGTCTCGAGTTGTCCGACTGATTTATATCCTGTCGGCTCTGATTTTGTCCTCCCAAAGTCTCTACAGCACCATCTGCCTTGCTCTGATCACAGCTTGGCTTTCAGTTCCACAG GTGGAATGGTGAATGCGAATGTGAGAGTTCCTTTTACATCAGCTCAAAGGGAAGAGCTTGAGAGACAGACAATGATTTACAAGTACATGGACTCTTCCCCTGCCCCTCCCCAATTACTTTTACCAATTTCCAAGTTCCCAAATT TGGTGAAAGGTTCACTGGAGTTGGGGATTTCCGGGAGCTCAGATCCGGAGCCATGGAGGTGCAAAAGAACAGATGGCAAAAAATGGAGGTGTTCCAGAGATGTAGCTTTTGATCAGAAGTATTGTGAGAGACATGCTCACAAGACCAGGAACCGTTCAAGAAAGCCTGTGGAttcccaaaccctaaaccccaacCTCctcaccaacaacaacaacatgaGAAGTCCTAGGTCTAATTTTTTCAGACAAAACCACATCAGCAGCCAGACAACTCCATTTTCTTGCAACATGGTTCCTAGTACTGCTGCTGGTGGATCACATGTCCAACCCAG GTCGTCGGCATGGTTCATGAATGGGGAAGCCCCAGCTGTGGATGGTTCAAACCAAGAGTGGGAACAAATGATGCAATTCAAGTTGGGCCTAAAGAGGAGCAGCAGCAGCTGCCCCTACACGAAGCCTACTAACAGAGATGTGGATATTCCGAAGCAGCAAACTGAAAGCTCACTAAATTTGCACACAGATTACACAGGTGAAATCCAAGGCCTGCAAACTCAACAGACAAGGCAAATCATCGATGCATGGTCCACGTTAGCATCAGCAGAGAGAGAAGACAGGGTCTTTGTTTCTTCAAACCAGAAGCTTCCCATTTCATCTCTCACTCTATCAATGTGTGGTGGGGAAGGAAGCAATGAAGAGAGAGGAAGTACCCTAATGGGGATTGGGGTTTTGGGGGCAGAGAGGGAAAGTGTTGGGGATTTGAAGTCTCAGCGGGCGAACCCCATGTCTTGGGTGATGGGGTCACCACCTGGTGGACCATTGGCTGAAGCTTTGTGCCTTGGCATTGCTGGTGGTTCTAATGGCAGCGACAGTGGCTCCACCAGCTATAGGAGCTCACGTGGAGATGGTAGACAAGAATATGGTTTGATTAACTAA